The proteins below come from a single Chryseobacterium sp. MA9 genomic window:
- a CDS encoding GatB/YqeY domain-containing protein — MSLENIISEAIKTAMREKDRVALDSLRAVKSQILLLQTEARGAEVSAEQEIAILQRMIKQRKDSFEQFSAQGRQDLAEVEEAQMKVIEKFLPKQLSAEELETEIKNIISETGAESIKDLGKVMGAASKVLAGKSDGKSISEMTKKLLS, encoded by the coding sequence ATGAGTTTAGAAAATATAATAAGCGAAGCTATAAAAACAGCCATGAGAGAAAAAGACAGAGTAGCTCTGGACTCTCTTCGTGCCGTAAAATCTCAGATTCTTCTTTTACAAACAGAAGCAAGAGGTGCTGAAGTTTCTGCAGAGCAGGAAATTGCTATTCTGCAGAGAATGATCAAGCAGCGTAAAGATTCTTTCGAACAGTTTTCTGCTCAAGGGAGACAGGATCTTGCAGAAGTAGAAGAAGCTCAAATGAAAGTAATTGAAAAGTTTTTACCTAAACAGCTTTCTGCTGAAGAACTTGAAACAGAAATTAAAAATATTATTTCTGAAACCGGAGCTGAATCTATCAAAGATTTAGGGAAGGTAATGGGAGCCGCATCGAAAGTATTAGCCGGAAAATCAGATGGAAAAAGTATTTCTGAGATGACTAAAAAACTGCTGTCTTAG
- the ftsZ gene encoding cell division protein FtsZ: protein MENIGTQGFSFDLPKGNSSIIKVIGVGGGGNNALKHMYEKGIHGVDFVICNTDAQTLDNNPVANKVQLGTTITEGLGAGADPEVGEKSAIESIEDIKAAMGQNTKMVFITAGMGGGTGTGAAPVIAKVAKDMGILTVGIVTVPFSFEGKRRLDQAENGLDKLKNNVDSLIVINNDKLRQQFGNLGFKQGFSKADEVLANAAKGMAEVITGYFDVNIDFRDAKSVLQNSGTALMSTGTASGENKAEEAVRKALDSPLLNDNKITGAKNVLLLIRSGAEEVTMDEIGIIMDHIQKEAGNTADIIFGVGADEELGDAVSVLVIATGFSNDNKKFAGPTEKIRISLNDSFDAPKNSPFKTREERESAPDATYDSSRANHFRLDDEDHGTQFKVTSIEKKMIIEEEQVKPEIKFSDKEEDIVNTPEQGWRNEEESEQEYSLFTIDEESEDPNDLEIQSFSFDFENKKDEPQAGSTFNNSFSEEKPVEFSFFVNEPIRNEPNTDFGQPKAEFNNPSNAAVAEPAQKIETFYQKQEEPKAEIRTAFENKTEIETPKTEESEFTFVNKTIDQDRVIERRNKLKEFNSRYQSFDSTSEFESIPAFKRKNISIDGTNASDQNINTYLSDNNGSMQIRENRFLNKDVD from the coding sequence ATGGAAAATATAGGTACACAAGGATTTTCATTTGATTTGCCAAAAGGAAATTCATCCATCATAAAAGTAATCGGTGTAGGGGGCGGTGGAAACAACGCTCTGAAGCACATGTACGAGAAAGGAATTCACGGAGTAGATTTCGTGATTTGTAATACAGATGCTCAGACTCTTGATAATAACCCGGTTGCTAATAAAGTTCAATTAGGAACCACAATCACAGAAGGTCTTGGAGCTGGTGCAGACCCTGAGGTTGGAGAGAAATCTGCAATCGAAAGTATTGAAGATATTAAAGCTGCTATGGGACAAAACACCAAAATGGTGTTTATCACTGCCGGAATGGGTGGTGGTACCGGTACCGGAGCTGCTCCTGTCATTGCAAAAGTAGCAAAAGACATGGGAATTCTTACCGTAGGTATTGTTACCGTTCCTTTCAGTTTTGAAGGTAAAAGAAGACTAGATCAGGCTGAAAACGGTCTCGATAAACTAAAAAATAATGTTGATTCATTAATTGTGATCAACAATGATAAACTAAGACAGCAGTTCGGAAACCTTGGATTCAAGCAAGGATTCTCAAAAGCCGATGAAGTTTTAGCCAATGCAGCCAAAGGTATGGCAGAAGTTATTACAGGTTACTTTGATGTAAATATTGACTTTAGAGATGCTAAATCTGTACTTCAGAATTCAGGTACCGCATTGATGTCTACAGGAACTGCTTCAGGTGAAAATAAAGCTGAAGAAGCTGTAAGAAAAGCCCTTGATTCTCCGTTATTGAATGATAATAAGATTACAGGTGCCAAAAACGTTCTGTTATTGATCAGAAGTGGTGCTGAAGAAGTTACCATGGATGAGATTGGTATCATCATGGACCATATTCAGAAAGAAGCTGGAAACACAGCAGATATTATCTTCGGGGTGGGAGCTGATGAAGAATTAGGAGATGCCGTAAGCGTTCTTGTTATTGCAACTGGATTCTCTAACGACAACAAGAAATTTGCAGGACCTACAGAGAAAATCAGAATCAGTCTTAACGACAGCTTTGATGCTCCGAAAAACTCTCCTTTCAAAACAAGAGAAGAAAGAGAATCTGCACCTGATGCAACCTACGATTCCAGCAGAGCCAATCATTTCAGATTAGATGATGAAGACCACGGCACACAGTTCAAGGTTACATCTATTGAAAAAAAAATGATCATTGAAGAAGAACAGGTGAAACCCGAAATAAAATTCTCTGATAAAGAAGAAGATATAGTAAATACTCCTGAACAGGGCTGGAGAAACGAAGAAGAAAGTGAGCAGGAATACAGCCTATTTACTATTGACGAAGAGAGTGAAGATCCAAATGACCTGGAAATCCAATCTTTCTCATTTGATTTCGAAAATAAAAAAGATGAGCCACAGGCAGGAAGTACCTTCAACAACTCTTTTTCAGAAGAAAAACCTGTTGAATTCAGCTTCTTTGTAAACGAGCCTATCAGAAATGAGCCAAATACCGATTTTGGACAGCCAAAAGCAGAATTTAACAACCCTAGCAATGCTGCTGTAGCTGAACCTGCTCAGAAGATTGAAACCTTCTACCAGAAACAAGAAGAACCGAAAGCTGAAATAAGAACTGCTTTTGAAAACAAAACAGAAATTGAAACTCCGAAAACGGAAGAATCAGAATTCACTTTTGTAAATAAAACGATCGACCAGGACAGAGTGATTGAAAGAAGAAATAAATTGAAAGAATTCAATTCCCGCTACCAGAGCTTTGACAGCACTAGCGAATTTGAATCTATTCCTGCTTTCAAAAGAAAAAATATTTCGATCGATGGGACCAATGCTTCAGATCAGAACATCAACACGTACCTGTCTGACAACAACGGCTCTATGCAGATCAGAGAAAACAGATTTTTAAATAAAGACGTAGACTAA
- a CDS encoding BrxA/BrxB family bacilliredoxin: MYPTDLVMPMKAELTDKGFQDLTTPAQVEDALKQSGTTLLVINSVCGCAAGAARPGVVYSLTGDKKPDHLTTVFAGFDTEAVVEARKHLAPFPPSSPCVALFKDGELVHMLERHHIEGNPAGAIAANLQAAYDEYC, encoded by the coding sequence ATGTACCCAACAGATTTAGTAATGCCTATGAAGGCAGAGCTTACAGATAAAGGTTTCCAGGACTTGACAACTCCAGCCCAGGTAGAAGATGCATTGAAGCAGTCTGGAACTACATTACTGGTAATTAACTCCGTATGTGGTTGTGCTGCAGGTGCTGCAAGACCAGGAGTTGTATACTCTTTAACTGGAGATAAAAAACCTGACCATTTAACAACTGTATTTGCAGGATTTGATACCGAGGCTGTAGTAGAGGCAAGAAAACACCTTGCTCCATTCCCTCCAAGTTCTCCATGTGTAGCACTTTTCAAAGATGGTGAATTGGTTCACATGCTGGAAAGACACCACATCGAAGGGAACCCTGCAGGAGCTATCGCAGCAAACCTTCAGGCTGCTTATGACGAATATTGCTAA
- the ftsA gene encoding cell division protein FtsA — translation MENQEYSVGLDIGTTKIVAIVGRRNAHGKIEVLGVGKAKSLGVHKGIVNNISQTINSIKAAVSEAQSSAGVPIRKVTVGIAGKHIRSLQHSDYIMREHPDKFITDDDIEALKDQVKKLVMLPGEEIIHVLPQEYKVDSEGEIQEPVGMHGKRLEANFHVVVGQMGSIRNIARCVREAGLEMEALTLEPLASSEAVLTKEEKEAGVAIVDIGGGTTDIAIFKDNIIRHTCVIPYGGGIITEDIKEGCSIIEKHAEQLKVKFGSAVPELEKDSTFVTIPGLHGRPDKEISLKTLAQIINARVEEVLEMVNTELKAYGAFEQKKKLIAGIVLTGGGSNLKHLRQLANYTTGFDSRIGFANEYIANDKNQYLKGPEFATSIGLLMESLKIRDKKQNADEIIEVVAEQPKLETASAQSETAQPVQQAAPVQEQQSFENERQENRKAKLTFGQSLMEKVKKFFEEVE, via the coding sequence ATGGAAAATCAAGAGTATTCAGTAGGTCTGGACATCGGGACAACAAAGATAGTCGCGATTGTCGGAAGAAGGAATGCACACGGGAAAATAGAAGTTCTCGGTGTAGGAAAAGCTAAAAGTCTTGGTGTTCATAAAGGTATTGTGAATAATATTTCACAGACTATTAATTCAATCAAGGCTGCAGTATCCGAAGCACAATCCAGTGCCGGTGTTCCTATCCGCAAAGTTACGGTAGGTATTGCAGGAAAACACATTCGTTCTCTGCAGCACTCTGATTATATTATGCGTGAACATCCTGATAAATTTATTACAGATGATGACATTGAAGCACTAAAAGATCAGGTGAAAAAGCTGGTCATGCTTCCTGGAGAAGAAATTATCCACGTACTTCCTCAAGAATATAAAGTAGATTCCGAGGGGGAAATTCAGGAACCCGTCGGGATGCATGGAAAGCGTTTAGAAGCAAACTTCCACGTTGTAGTAGGGCAAATGGGCAGCATCAGAAATATTGCAAGATGCGTCCGTGAAGCCGGATTAGAAATGGAAGCGCTTACTCTAGAGCCATTGGCATCTTCAGAAGCAGTCCTTACAAAAGAAGAAAAAGAAGCCGGTGTCGCGATTGTTGACATTGGTGGTGGTACAACTGATATTGCTATCTTTAAAGATAATATCATCCGTCATACCTGTGTTATTCCATACGGAGGTGGAATTATTACCGAAGATATCAAAGAAGGTTGTTCCATCATAGAGAAACATGCAGAGCAACTGAAAGTAAAGTTTGGTTCGGCTGTTCCCGAATTAGAAAAAGACAGTACTTTTGTAACCATTCCCGGACTTCATGGCAGACCGGACAAAGAAATTTCTTTAAAAACTTTAGCACAGATCATCAATGCAAGAGTAGAAGAAGTTTTGGAAATGGTTAATACAGAGCTGAAAGCCTATGGTGCTTTTGAACAAAAGAAAAAGCTTATTGCCGGAATCGTTCTTACGGGTGGTGGTTCAAACTTAAAACATCTTCGTCAGTTGGCTAATTATACCACTGGTTTTGACAGCAGAATCGGTTTTGCGAATGAATATATTGCCAACGATAAAAATCAGTACCTGAAAGGCCCTGAATTTGCTACGTCTATCGGGTTACTGATGGAGAGTTTAAAGATCAGAGACAAAAAGCAGAATGCTGACGAAATCATAGAAGTTGTTGCAGAGCAGCCAAAGCTGGAAACCGCTTCAGCACAGTCAGAAACGGCTCAACCGGTTCAGCAGGCAGCACCCGTTCAGGAGCAGCAGTCTTTTGAAAATGAAAGACAGGAGAACAGAAAAGCGAAATTGACCTTCGGCCAGTCGCTTATGGAAAAAGTAAAAAAATTCTTTGAAGAAGTAGAATAA
- a CDS encoding rhomboid family intramembrane serine protease, with product MFNNIPPITRNIIIINVIVFIATYFMGDQMIGYLAGFYPFSPYFHSWQVVTHMFMHGSIMHILFNMMTLFSFGPILEQTLGDKKYLILYFVSGLGAFFLFNAWNFVEAQSISRELQELGFNVNAYLSGANVNLSGNADSILKQKELLESLKGIMYTPMVGASGAIFGVVAAFATLYPDAKIGIMFIPVPIKVKYLLPIIVVISVYLGVSGNGGGIAHLAHVGGALVGWLLALNWKKHLYRFN from the coding sequence ATGTTTAACAATATACCACCAATTACAAGGAACATCATTATAATCAATGTTATAGTATTTATTGCTACTTACTTCATGGGAGATCAAATGATTGGTTATCTCGCTGGCTTTTATCCATTTTCGCCCTATTTCCATTCATGGCAGGTTGTTACCCATATGTTTATGCATGGAAGTATTATGCATATTTTATTTAATATGATGACCCTCTTTAGCTTTGGGCCAATTCTGGAACAGACATTAGGAGATAAAAAATATTTGATTTTATATTTTGTAAGTGGTTTAGGAGCCTTTTTCCTTTTCAATGCATGGAATTTTGTAGAAGCCCAAAGTATTTCCCGTGAATTGCAGGAATTAGGATTCAATGTGAATGCATATCTATCAGGAGCAAACGTTAATTTGTCCGGAAATGCAGATTCCATTCTTAAGCAAAAAGAGTTACTGGAAAGCTTAAAAGGTATCATGTATACTCCGATGGTAGGTGCTTCCGGAGCTATTTTCGGAGTGGTAGCTGCCTTTGCAACATTATATCCTGATGCAAAAATAGGAATCATGTTTATTCCTGTTCCTATTAAAGTAAAATACCTTTTACCGATCATTGTGGTGATTTCAGTATATCTTGGTGTTTCCGGAAATGGAGGAGGCATTGCTCACCTGGCTCACGTAGGTGGGGCTTTAGTAGGGTGGCTGCTGGCACTAAATTGGAAAAAACATTTGTACAGATTCAATTAA
- a CDS encoding endonuclease/exonuclease/phosphatase family protein, whose product MKSNQILLFIHIVIAVLLLCTLGNAWIPPNLLGNLNLLSLGFPYLILAHVLLTLVWIFKKQKIAIAFALGTLIFYNPIRRWINFSPKTENVKTIRDIKVLTFNVKYGEYGWDKVKNYIKEQDADIILVQEKDTNRAIKRDLIKYPSVILKTKHKILRQAELIDEKARGNSFYADIDINGKVIRIVNVYLEPFRLHKSMFTKLDGLGFGNVSALLSHMTPTFLAHEDQVKRIRKMVDLSPYPVILAGDFNSVPNSYEYYNLGKDLQDAFLVAGKGSASSFHDYKVPLRIDYIFSSKSIIPLSYKVDQSVKLSDHYPVIAEFLLN is encoded by the coding sequence ATGAAGTCGAATCAGATATTACTATTTATACATATCGTTATTGCCGTTTTGCTGTTATGCACCTTAGGGAATGCATGGATTCCGCCCAATCTTTTGGGCAATCTTAATCTTCTCTCGCTTGGTTTCCCCTATCTTATACTGGCACATGTACTTCTTACACTGGTATGGATCTTTAAAAAACAAAAAATAGCTATCGCTTTTGCATTAGGTACACTTATTTTCTATAATCCAATCAGACGATGGATCAACTTTTCTCCCAAAACAGAGAATGTGAAAACAATACGGGATATTAAAGTATTGACATTTAACGTAAAATATGGAGAATACGGTTGGGATAAAGTAAAAAATTATATCAAAGAACAGGATGCAGATATTATTCTTGTGCAGGAAAAAGATACCAACCGCGCCATAAAACGAGACCTTATAAAATATCCTTCTGTTATTCTGAAAACAAAACATAAAATTCTAAGACAGGCCGAGTTGATTGATGAAAAGGCACGTGGAAATTCATTCTACGCTGATATTGATATCAATGGAAAAGTCATCAGAATAGTGAATGTTTATCTTGAACCTTTCAGACTTCATAAATCTATGTTTACGAAACTTGACGGGCTAGGTTTTGGAAATGTTTCGGCATTACTTTCTCATATGACGCCTACATTTCTGGCCCACGAAGATCAGGTGAAAAGAATCAGAAAGATGGTAGATTTATCACCTTACCCGGTTATTTTAGCCGGAGATTTTAATTCTGTTCCCAATTCTTATGAATATTACAACCTGGGAAAAGATCTTCAGGATGCCTTTTTAGTGGCAGGAAAGGGAAGTGCAAGCAGTTTTCATGACTATAAAGTACCTTTGAGAATTGATTATATCTTCAGTTCAAAATCCATTATTCCTCTAAGCTATAAAGTAGACCAGTCTGTGAAATTATCGGATCACTATCCTGTAATTGCAGAATTTCTGCTAAATTAG
- a CDS encoding endonuclease/exonuclease/phosphatase family protein, whose amino-acid sequence MKVLRLILFVLHFGILFLLLGTLLNAYVPPKVFPWFNLLSLGFPVLIISYIILTIFWVFSWKKRAFVFMFLGLAFINPVKRWVNYSSPKNGNSEIKIVSFNTRAGGRGNAEIGPYLKSQNADVILLQEDSGREYQFEGYQKANPEVGVTVLTRHKIIGYKIIDPHDESVRIPGLQVDIEIRGRVYRFIDVYLHPFHFDKDMVRLNRNTDDNEQKVKGVVKRLIPTFKKHQEQVALIREVIENSPYPVILAGDFNSVPNSYEYYHLSDGLEDAFLTAGKGSATSFHDYKFPIRIDYVFSSKSLKAISYEVDRSVSISDHYPVTVKFSTENK is encoded by the coding sequence GTGAAGGTTTTAAGACTCATACTATTTGTTCTGCATTTTGGGATTCTATTTTTGCTGTTAGGTACATTATTGAATGCATATGTTCCACCGAAGGTGTTTCCATGGTTTAACCTTCTTTCTTTAGGTTTTCCTGTTCTTATTATTTCATATATCATCCTGACCATATTCTGGGTTTTCAGCTGGAAAAAGAGAGCTTTTGTATTCATGTTTCTGGGGTTGGCTTTTATCAATCCTGTAAAACGATGGGTAAATTATTCTTCTCCTAAAAATGGAAATTCAGAAATAAAAATAGTCTCCTTCAATACCAGGGCTGGTGGAAGAGGAAATGCTGAAATTGGGCCCTATCTGAAATCTCAGAATGCGGATGTTATTCTTTTACAAGAGGATTCAGGTAGAGAATATCAATTTGAAGGGTATCAAAAAGCAAATCCTGAGGTAGGTGTTACTGTATTAACTCGGCATAAAATTATTGGATATAAAATAATAGATCCGCACGATGAAAGTGTAAGGATTCCGGGGTTGCAGGTTGATATTGAAATAAGAGGCAGGGTTTACCGGTTTATTGATGTTTATCTTCATCCATTCCATTTTGACAAAGACATGGTGAGACTTAACAGAAATACCGATGATAATGAACAAAAGGTTAAAGGGGTTGTTAAAAGGCTGATTCCCACCTTTAAAAAGCATCAGGAACAGGTTGCTTTGATTCGTGAAGTAATTGAAAATTCACCCTATCCCGTTATCCTTGCCGGAGACTTCAATTCCGTACCTAATTCCTACGAATATTACCATTTATCGGATGGGCTTGAAGATGCATTTTTAACGGCAGGAAAGGGAAGTGCAACCAGTTTTCACGATTATAAATTTCCAATCAGAATCGACTATGTTTTTTCTTCAAAATCATTAAAGGCAATATCTTATGAAGTTGACCGTTCTGTAAGTATTTCAGATCATTATCCTGTCACAGTAAAGTTTTCTACGGAGAACAAATAA
- a CDS encoding GH3 auxin-responsive promoter family protein: MATKALFNTVVNWFIRQRIDQIQNFMDHPIETQKGILFSQLFHAEDTEYGKLYGFNSISSYQDFKNKVPIVTYEEMEPYIEKARQGQKDISWPGLIKHFAKSSGTTNAKSKFIPISAESLEYCHMKAGKDMVSIYANNHPENQLFNYKNLRLGGSSELYADFNTKFGDLSAILIDNLPFWVEITTTPSKKVSLMGEWESKLKAITSEVKNEDVGSILGVPSWMMVLLQKVLKETNIENISELWPNLEVFFHGGISFKPYREQFKQIIGKNINYYEIYNASEGFFGIQDRSDSDEMLLMLDYGIFYEFIPMDQFHFSNPKVVSLEDVEVGKNYAMVITTNGGLWRYLIGDTVVFTSTNPFRIKITGRTKHYINAFGEELMITNVESALSKACEATGAQITDFTGAPVFMKGNEGGAHEWIFEFSQHPDNLDNFIDAFDKHLKTINSDYEAKRYNNMTLKRPIVHIAKSNLFYHWLEAKGKLGGQNKVPRLSNDREYIEPLLEMNK, from the coding sequence ATGGCAACCAAAGCACTTTTCAATACCGTAGTCAACTGGTTCATCCGCCAACGGATAGATCAGATACAGAATTTCATGGACCACCCCATTGAAACCCAGAAAGGTATACTCTTTTCTCAACTGTTTCATGCAGAGGATACGGAATATGGTAAATTATACGGATTCAATTCAATATCCAGTTATCAGGATTTTAAAAACAAGGTCCCGATTGTTACATACGAAGAAATGGAGCCTTATATTGAAAAAGCAAGACAGGGACAAAAAGATATAAGCTGGCCGGGGCTCATAAAACATTTTGCCAAATCATCGGGAACCACCAATGCCAAGAGCAAATTTATCCCTATTTCTGCCGAAAGCCTTGAATACTGTCACATGAAGGCCGGAAAGGACATGGTTTCCATTTATGCTAATAACCATCCCGAAAATCAGCTTTTTAATTATAAAAATTTACGTTTAGGCGGAAGTTCCGAACTGTATGCTGATTTCAACACAAAATTTGGGGATTTATCCGCTATTTTAATTGACAACCTTCCGTTTTGGGTAGAAATTACTACAACCCCAAGCAAGAAAGTATCTTTGATGGGAGAATGGGAAAGCAAACTGAAGGCGATCACCTCTGAGGTAAAAAATGAAGATGTAGGAAGTATCCTTGGAGTACCAAGCTGGATGATGGTTCTTCTTCAAAAAGTATTAAAGGAAACCAATATCGAAAATATTTCAGAGCTATGGCCGAATTTGGAGGTGTTTTTTCACGGTGGAATCAGTTTCAAGCCCTACAGGGAGCAATTCAAGCAGATCATCGGAAAAAACATCAATTACTACGAAATTTACAATGCTTCTGAAGGCTTCTTCGGGATACAGGACAGGTCAGATAGTGATGAGATGCTTCTGATGCTTGATTATGGTATATTTTACGAATTCATTCCCATGGATCAGTTCCATTTTTCAAATCCGAAAGTGGTAAGTCTGGAAGATGTGGAAGTGGGGAAAAATTATGCCATGGTTATTACAACCAACGGCGGTCTGTGGAGATATCTTATTGGAGACACTGTTGTCTTTACATCAACCAATCCATTCAGAATTAAAATAACAGGAAGAACAAAACATTACATCAATGCTTTTGGAGAGGAACTGATGATCACCAATGTGGAATCTGCCCTTTCAAAGGCTTGTGAAGCTACGGGAGCACAGATCACAGATTTCACAGGAGCTCCGGTCTTTATGAAAGGAAACGAAGGAGGTGCCCATGAATGGATTTTTGAATTCAGTCAGCATCCAGATAATCTGGACAACTTTATTGATGCTTTTGACAAGCATTTAAAGACTATCAACTCTGATTATGAAGCAAAGAGATACAACAATATGACCCTTAAAAGACCTATCGTACACATTGCTAAAAGCAACCTTTTCTATCACTGGCTGGAAGCTAAAGGAAAACTTGGCGGGCAAAATAAAGTGCCCAGATTGAGCAACGACAGAGAATATATTGAACCTTTGCTGGAAATGAATAAATAA
- a CDS encoding cell division protein FtsQ/DivIB gives MKNKYRILKIAVTVIILGLLLSFSLRRFSHQQITDNKISVKMSEKTPVYFVDEKDIREIVKKENPSGKVGDLNIPSLEKRINSLPAVDSANVYLNLNGKLNLDIKQRVPVFRLNKDGKDFYVDEKGVEFPISRTYSHPCMLVTGNVQPDEYEKLAELVGKIDKDDFSKKYFIGISKSKESYNLLTSEGNYRVEIGDLDNIDFKVRGFKTFVEKYLVYQDPQKYSMVSVKYQNQIVTTLNPYFKENDSILKAGKLELAKAPTPAAATKKTEPKPKTAEVKKVSSAPAKPKENTKTKAHTKETKKTEKKSTAKALSKPKAKVKIE, from the coding sequence ATGAAAAATAAATACAGAATATTAAAAATTGCTGTCACTGTAATCATCCTTGGATTGTTACTGAGTTTCTCATTGAGGAGATTCAGCCACCAACAGATTACAGACAATAAGATTTCTGTAAAAATGAGTGAAAAAACTCCGGTTTATTTTGTTGATGAAAAAGACATCCGGGAGATTGTAAAAAAAGAAAACCCTTCAGGAAAAGTAGGTGATCTTAATATTCCTTCTTTAGAAAAAAGAATCAATTCTCTTCCGGCAGTTGACAGTGCTAATGTCTACCTGAATCTGAACGGAAAACTGAATCTGGATATTAAGCAGAGAGTTCCTGTTTTCAGACTCAATAAAGATGGAAAAGACTTTTATGTGGATGAAAAAGGGGTTGAATTTCCAATTTCAAGAACATATTCTCATCCATGTATGCTGGTAACCGGAAATGTACAGCCGGATGAATATGAAAAACTGGCAGAGCTGGTAGGAAAGATAGATAAAGATGATTTTAGTAAAAAATATTTTATTGGGATTTCAAAAAGTAAAGAAAGCTACAATCTTCTGACAAGTGAAGGGAATTACCGGGTAGAGATTGGAGATCTGGATAATATTGATTTTAAAGTAAGAGGATTTAAAACCTTCGTGGAAAAATATCTTGTCTATCAGGATCCACAGAAGTACAGCATGGTTTCTGTAAAATACCAGAACCAGATTGTTACCACTTTAAACCCTTATTTTAAAGAAAATGACAGCATTTTAAAAGCGGGAAAACTAGAACTGGCAAAGGCTCCTACTCCTGCAGCAGCAACGAAAAAGACAGAGCCTAAGCCAAAGACTGCAGAAGTAAAAAAAGTAAGTTCCGCTCCGGCAAAGCCGAAAGAGAATACAAAAACGAAAGCACATACAAAAGAAACAAAAAAAACAGAGAAAAAATCAACTGCTAAGGCCTTGTCCAAGCCAAAAGCAAAAGTAAAAATAGAATAG